The sequence below is a genomic window from Ctenopharyngodon idella isolate HZGC_01 chromosome 11, HZGC01, whole genome shotgun sequence.
acatcaaaaaagtaatcagattgcGTTATGCGCGTTACTCGTAATGCGCttctttactcgttacatcaaaaaagtaatccgatTGCGTTAtgcgcgttacttgtaatgcgttactttactcgttacatcaaaaaagtaatccgatTGCGTTAtgcgcgttacttgtaatgcgctactttactcgttacatcaaaaaagtaatccgattgcgttatgcacgttacttgtaatgcgttactttactcgttacatcaaaaaagtaatcagattgcGTTAtgcgcgttacttgtaatgcgctactttactcgttacatcaaaaaagtaatccgatTGCGTTAtgcgcgttacttgtaatgcgttactttactcgttacatcaaaaaagtaatgatTGCATTAtgcgcgttacttgtaatgcgctACTTTACTCGCTGcatcaaaaagtaatccgattgcgttatgcacgttacttgtaatgcgttactttactcgttacataaaaaaagtaatgattGCATTATGCATgctacttgtaatgtgttaccccaacactgctcTTATGTAACTCATCGGTGTTCCTCATTTCATAGAGTCACACATTAGAGGCTGTTCTCCTcctgctgaaggatctggacGTCGAGGAGCTGAAAATTGTTCAGTCCGTCACAGAGAGCAAACTCAGATCACGCAGTCGACAGAGAGAGAAATCTCCCATCTGTTCATAAACTCACCAGTGGAAAACATTTAAACCAGCAGCCCATGAGCAGCCAGAGTTTACTTTTGGGAAAATGACATACATATTTtggtgacactttacaataacgtttcatttgttaatgcattaggtaACATGCGCAATATATTTCTTACAGCAAAAATAGTTGTTCATTCATGTTAGTTTCACagtttattaatgttaacaCAACTTTGGTTCATGTTCaaattaactttaataataaatgctgtagaattatagttcattttaactaatgtatttaatgttaataaatgaaacCTTGTTAAACAGTGTTACCCATATTTCTATAACAAACGTCTTTagatatgtttattttatgttcaaGGCAGAATATCTCGGATATTAACATTTCAGTCAATTTAAATGACGTCAGTCAGATCACTGCGGTACTTCAGGTAGATTCTGTACAGGACAAAACTAATGAATAATGTTAAAAGCTTTCGTTTGTTTGAATCTGTCATGCTCACTGTTACCAAGTTGCCTTCTCCTGTTCAAACTAAGACGTTTTCCTATTTTGgatgaaatgttttgctttgTAATTATCTAAAAGAAGTATAAcaacattttgtgttgaaatAATACATATGAGaatgtaattttatatgtaaataaattcaaatgcaCAAGAATATTTATTGTTTCCATCATGATCCTACACAATTTTACAGAATACTGTACATGATTAAGTGgcaaaaacatgaattaagTGTCGTTTAAACCTGCAGCCGCCTTCAGCCATGTTTCCTTGAACATGAAGTACAAAACCAAATCATTTATGATACAATGTTGACATGTCATTCATCAGAAAGGTCAAGTGCTATTCACGTGGAGGGCATTGATGTTTTCCCGGTTTCACTCCACATCGTTTTTCTCCAGAAAGTCAGTCAGAGTCCCGTTATCCACCGGAATGAGGAGATACTCCACTCCGTCGGCGCCCTGACACACAAATAATGCTGCTTTAATAATCACTTCAGTTATTTTGCACATATGAAGGGACAGGCGAGTTCTGACCTTCTTGGTTCGGATGAGTTTGTGATCTCTGAACTCGGTGAGCTGCGTGCGCAGCGTGATGTCACTGTTCACCAAGAAAGACTCACGACAGCGCTGGTAGAAATCCTGGAAAgacaatcctgaaaaaacaacaaaacaatcacGTTTTAATATTCAGGAGCTTGATTATAAATGAACTCGGCGGCAGAGACGATGTTTTACCCGTGTACGCAGGATTGTCCTTGTTCTCCAGCTGAAACTCGGCCAGTAATCTGAAGATTCCCCTGCAAATCACATGgacacaactgacactttaCAAACATTATATCATACAATACAAAAATTACCATTGGATTTCATATGtacatgtaaatgtataaatagtttctgaaaactgaaaattccTACTaacaatttataatatatatatattaaatactggTGTATGACTGCAAAAAGTTCAAACTTTTCGTATGAATGTCAGTTTCTGCCTTTGTAACTCCAGATTTGTTCCTCACTTTTGACGCAGCATGAAATCCAGCTGCACGTGTGTTTcataaatgatttctgaaagtgCTTAAGTGTGGTCACCTGGCGTTGGGCGTGAGGGAGCGCAGCACATGTGTGAGCGAGCTGAGCGCCAGCGCCCCCGTCTGCTGCACCAGCAGAGAGTTCTCATACGACGTCTCTTCCGCATACGGCAGGTACGTCGTGGTTTCGTACCACAGCCAGTTGAACATGCTCATCTTCGCCTGATCCCAGACTGAACACAGACCAGGTGTTTGATTACAAACAGGGATTCATGTCTCCATTTATCCAGAGTTCAACATCTACTGAACATTACAAGGCCATTACATCAGTATCTATGGAAGATTGCTTCTGCCACAgaattaaaaaactaaataaaatttaaaaaaggtaattgcgactttttatcttacaatcctgactttttttaaatttcagaattatgagtttttatctcacaattctcactttataactcgcaattctgacttttttcccctcacaatttcaagtttatttttttccagttctGACGTTATTTCTCACAAATGTAAgtttataattctttttttcacatttctgacattatttctcccaatagcatttatttttcgcaattaactcgcaattctgacattattttacGCAATCGTAcgtttatttttgcaattctgccattttttcttgcaactgcgtttaatttatatctctcaattctaatataatttctcgcaattgtacgtttataactcgcaattctgccATTTTTTCTCATTATTGCGTTtgttataactcgtaattctgaattttttcctCCGAATttcaagttttatttatttttcctcacaattgtgtttaattttatatattttgaattctgatgttatttcttgtaattgcaagtttatttttccgcaattctgatgtttttttctcgcaattggaAGTTTATACCTCGTAATTCTGACATTGTTTCTCGCTATTGTGTTTAATTCATATCTctaatttatatctcgcaattctaatatttctcacaattacatgtttaattttcgcaattctgacattatttctcCCAATAGCAAGTTTATTTTTTCGCAATTCTGAAATTTTCTCTTGTAATTTCAAGttcataacttgcaattctgaaatTTTATCACTATTGCGTttaatttatatctcgcaattctaatataatttctcgcaattgcatgtttataacttgcaattctggcATTTTTTTCTCGttattgcatttaatttataacttgtaattctgaattttttcctcagaatttcaagtttaattttcgcaattctgacttttttcctcacaattgtgtttaattttatattttggaATTCTGAcgttatttcttgtaattgcaagtttattttttccgcaattctgatgtttttatctcacaattggaagtttataactcgtaattctgacatTGTTTCTCGCTATTGCGTTTAATTTATATCTCGCGATTCTGATATTTCTCGCAATTACGTTTAATTTTCACAGTTCTGACATTAGTTCTGACATTAATTCTCCCAATAGCAAGTTTATTTTTTCGCAATTCTGaaattttttcttgtaatttcaagttcataactcgcaattcggaaATGTTCTCACTACGTcatttaaatctcgcaattctgacattacttctcgcaattgcaagtttatgttGCAATTTTGCCAGTTTTTCTCGTTATTGCATTTAATTTACAactttcgcaattctgacttttttcctcgcaattgtgtttaatttatattttgaaattctgatgttatttcttgtaattgcaagtttatttatatctcgcaattctgagtttgtgTCTAAACTTAGAATTGTGAGAataaaaaaagtccaaattgcaAAATAACCTTTACCTTTATAATTTATTGTATTCCAtgtcagaaacaagcttccatagttatcATCCTAAAGCTAAAGCATGAGACTGACTGAGTGGAGCGTTTATGTGGTCGATGGAGGCCAGCAGGTGCATGTTGGGAACCGCCGCCAGCTGCCCCAGTGCCTGCTGGGTCCTGTCGCCCCTCAGCATGGGCCCGTCGATGTTATTGACGATCAGAAAGACGTGATTGCTGGGGTCTGGAATGAGAACACATGACTTACAGCCACCGAAGACCATCAGAGATGAGTTCAGTCATGCACAAGCCGTACCTTCTTTGAGAGTTTTGACGATGAAGTCGACCTGGTCTTCAGGATTACGGAAACTTCCCTCATGTTGGAACACGTCTGCAGTGATGCTGTTTAAGATCTGGAGGATTACAGGAAGATTCAGATGATCACAATCAGATCAAAGCTGTTGGCGaacatttaaagcggcagacgagAGAAACATAAACTGACCGATTTGAGGGTCATACTGGGGAAGAAGCCATTGACCACCACATGATCGTAGTCCGACAGCATGGACGTGCGAAACTTCTCCAGCAGAAGCTTCTTGGAGCCCAAACCGTAGATCAAGATGTTAAAGCCCATGCTGCAATATTACCAGACAAACACCAGATGAGCATGTGCACTCTCACACAcagtctctctcacacacacacacacacacacacacacacacacacacacacacacacacacacagacagacactcaACTGCAGCTGCAGCATCCACTGGTCGAAGTTCTTCTCATGTTTTGCGTTCAGCTGATTAATTTCTTCTGCAAATCGTGGAGGGTTGTCCCTCAAAAGGCTGAGCAGAGTTTCCTACAAAACACAATCGAACACCTGCGTTAGATCTCGTACAGATCCCATAATCCTCAGCGGCGGCTCAAGATCACTGACCCGGTCCAGTTTGGGTGTCTGGAGCTTCTGGAGCGTCCGGTCGGACGTCAGCACTTTAGAGCTGCTGTGAGCTTCGAAATATTCCTCCACCAGATCAGACTGAGGGGAAAGAGTCGCATTCATGGGCGAAAGAGGAAATTTATAGAAGAATACAAGAAgtatttataatatacatttatacatacaGACTTAAAGTAAACGTTCATGATAAATTTCAGGGTCACCTGAAGGTTAAAGGTCAGGATGAAACGCTCACCTCTTTCTTGCCCTTCTTACTGGGGGTCTTATAGAGGGCGGCGGCGGATGTGGCCGCAGCGTTTTTACTGGGTGTTTTGGGTTTTGGGGTCTCGTGTTCttcagcatcatcatcatcctcagaGTTCGAGGGTGAGAAGTCGCTCTCGCTGTCTGACCTCAGGTTCGGAGCTGCGCCACAATTACAACAAAACATCAATCTGTGAGACGCAGGTGACAGGAAATACACACACGAACACAAAACTACAAGACAAACAAATCCATAACAGGGAATGATTGACTAGTGCACGTTATTCTGAAGAAAACAATATTGAGTTTAATATCCTGTTTCACAGTTAGAAGTTATAGACGTAAAATTTACTTATTTAGTATAAATGGTTATTTTTACACCTATTACTAACAGCCTTCATATCTGAAACACTATTTGTCagaaaaatgtctattttaatAGTTAGAGAAGATATCATTTTAAATAGGGAAaatttgaggttttttttttaagataaatcAATTACATTCTTTTCattgtaatataattttttttacaataagatcaataaattATGACTAATTTATTATAATCTAATAACTATACAAATAATGATTTGTTAATTATAAGACTTTTATTTGTAAGCTTAAATGCGTAATTTTTAGGGTAATTTATGTGCTGAATTTATTCTGgaatttaaagtaaattttcTTTGCCAATTTAGTTATTATCCTGTACATTTttgttagtatttatttatttttggaagaAAATAATATTGTATGGCAGGGTTATTATCGATAACTAaacctaataaaaatgtttctgttaataaaaaataaatatttctgttaataataagctgaaataaaaaatattattagttataattatataactaataatgcatatatatatatatatatatatatatatatatatatatttttatatataaaaacaattatataaCAAGTACTTGAAAAACttaaaccaaaataaaataaaaatgttgactTCTTGGCagtaaactgaaataagtttaagttgaagcacaaaaattaataaatgtaaataaataaaaactaaaactgaaataaaaataaattaaccttaaatagcaatatttaaaactaaaaaactaaaaaagaaaaagacagaaaatgactaaaaactaaactaaaatgaaaactaaaaatataaaaataaaagctaattaaaatgtaataaactataataaaactaaaacgaaaaataaattaaagctgttgtattaaaatattgtattgctctttatgttttgcatgtttaatgtcactgtcattatggattagttttgttgtttgtcttcttattgttaataattaaaaataaaccccAAACGAACCTGCGAGTCTCTTCCTCAGCCGGTGGGGTGTCGTGGAGATGAACTGCACCTTCTTTCCCTGAGCAGACGTGAGTTTATAAGTGAGTAAAACACAAACGCATGTAAAAACCTATAATGTGTTTCAGTTTCACCTTCTGAGGGGTTTTGTTCTGACCGGCTGATTCTGGAGAGACGGACAGAGAAAACGAGAGTCAGTCTTTAAACTGAGAGAGGGATAAAAACAAACTACAGGATCAGGACGAACTTTTGCTGGACGTCTCCTCGTTGGTGTCTGACGTGCTGAAGGTCACGCTCTTCCCAGGTGTCCGAGCCCATTCAGACGCTGGACAAACACACGACACACTCGTCATCAGTCACGGATCTGCTTTTTTGAGTGTTAATTGAGTGGTGTGATTAGTGTCCACTCACCCATCTGAGCCATTTTATTCCCTCGTTTGATGGTCTGAAACGAGAAGACAGCCGATCCAGCCGTGACGGCTGCGTTTTCACTCTCATCTGGGAAATAAACAAGCAACGAGACGAATCATGTACAAATATATCACATATATATCTGCTTCCCGACGGGTTTATTCGGAGCACATGACCAGCTGACGGCACATGATCTGTTAGTGATGATGTGAATCTTCACCTTGTGATCCAGTGCACAGAACGTCCACATAGTTCTGCTCATTAAACACctcttcatcatcatcctcttcctcctcagGAGATCTTTTGGATTTCTGAGGGGTTTTGAGGGTCACTAGCGTCTGTACGGATCCATTAGCTACTTTTATATCTGTAGAGACATATTCATAATCATAAGATGCTgacaaaatacacacacacatatatatatatatatatatatatcagtgttattatagttaactgaaattaaaaactgaaaccATAAATGTTGCTTGAAATAAATTCGAaataaactaattcaaaatattaataaaactatagtagtatctcaatgatactaaaataacacacacacacacacatatatatatatatatatatatatatatatatctcaggtaacaaaataccatggtattccCATACATATACCATAGTACTACTTCTACAGTATTATTTTGGTAAGTATGgtatcacaaaacaaaaaatactgcTTGTGTGgtaatttatagttttaaaagtaaaagcaAAAAGCTGATGGAGTGTATAGAAAGTTTTggtaaaacacacatatatcgATCTCATGAAGttattaatgtaaaatttaaGAGAAACACTTTTACCTTGTTGTTTCTCAACAATATGATccaaaacatcttcatcagccACGAACCGAACCTCTAACGGCTGTTTCTGTGTCATCCTGCTGCTCAGACACTAAACCCCGACATTAAACTGTAATATCTGTCCCACAGAGATGTTTATTAACATTTGTTTTGATAATAACGCTTCATTTTGCACGATTAGACCTGTTGAAAATGTGAGGTAACGTTACTGCTTTCGGCGCCACGGGAAAGATTTTAACCCACGTGTGACAGGACGAGGGTCACGTGAGTCGCTCCGGCCAATTAGAATGAGGCTTCATTGTAAACTACACCTTCCATAGTTCCTGGGTCGacgtcattttttattattattattttttattttttactgcgGGTGTGTTAAACTCTTTTTCCTTAAaagttaaatgtttaacttcCTGCTTAATTTGAATCtggaataaaaatggaaaacggCTGCATCTCCTAAAATTAATTCTCAAGTCAACGCAAATTGCTGTGATCGGTCCATCCAAAGCAGCGCTAAGAAAAGTAACAGCTATCACGTGATAGTCGCTGATTGTTGCTGATTGTTCTATTTCAAcggttgtttttattaaaacgCAGTTGATAATAATCAATCAACAGATAATAAAATCCCAGTTAATCGCAATCGAAGAGCTTTAAAGCATAATTAGCGTAAATCTGACAAATAAAAACGCGTTTCGCGTCGAAGCTCTAGATGTCACTATCAGCactaacattattttcatgacctCTTCTGCTCTGCCACACTTCACTATATTATTATACGATATTCATTCTCTCTGATACAGAAATGTCATTTGATAATGTTCTGACCGGTTTCAATCCAGCCGAGGCGATTTTAAATGTCACTGGACTGAACTGAAAGATTAAATTCACCCTTTCACACATGAATCAGGTTATTATCAAGAAACTGTTATTgcaatatgaaatataaaaggGCATATCAGGTTCTGTACTCAAAaccaaatgcaatgcaataataCACAAAAGCAACAGTcaaatattgtataaaataaactcGCATGAACAATCAGGGACATAATGAGGTGATTTTTGTGGATGAAATCACTTTTTGtagttttatactttttataagAACATTCTCCTGTTTGTAGAAACATTTCAACTACAAACATCAGATTTAAACTGCATTTTATAACTAAATCACACAGAGACAGAAATCCTTAAAGtgaaaattcatattttattggTTCCATACATTAATTTAATCAAGGGCagaaattaagaaaacaaaGTTATATCAAACAGGGGCATCTACAAGGTTAAAGGTTTGTTTCAATCGCAAGtgcagaccttaaattcattcaGATTGATTCGGCTggtcagaaagagagagaaaaaaatcaaatagtACAAAAATCGAGTTCAAAGGCTTCAGTATTATTGGGTGTGGGTGAAAAAACAACATGTCTCGTTGATCACAGCTGGTCTCCCTTCAACAGACGAAACGttcatgtgtgtgagagaacgaaacaaaacacagaaaacaagcGTCTTCTGAGACAGATCTGAAACTATCAGGCGACAAACACAGACTGTGCCCTTGATTTCAATTAATCAGttttacacaaattaaaaaatgataataaagagGGGGAAAGACGAGGTTgatgtgtttttctctttttacacATTAGATCAGAATGGCTTTATGTAACTCTAAGGAGGAATACATCTCAATACAGTTATACAGAACTCTGCTACTACCTTAAATATACAAGCACAagtacacaaaaatgaaccaaaaGCCCACACTAAATGActctctttaaaaaataatacaaaccaATAGAATCTGAGGGTTGAAATCTTTAAGAACCTTGACGGTTCTGTTACTCCTTGGTTTGCAGCTTTCAACGtcggcaaaaaaaataaaagaaaccaaataaaaacattctAGGGAAATAGAGGCTGGTATAAAACACGGATAAAATTCTCCAAAACGTGTCTGAGTTGAAACGCTCTTCATGTTTCAAATGTCCGTTGTGTTTGAGAGCAGAACGCGTCCAGCTCACATTTCACTccaaaattatgcaaaaataagaaattatctagtgtattttttaaaacaacaaggattttttttttgcgattAAACATTTTCTCCTGCAAATTCTCtttactgtaatgcaaagcaACAGAAAAAGATTTAAATTGAAACGTAtctatggtaacactttactttaaGCCTTTGtgcataatgcattataaagatattcataatgctccgttatatttgcattgcaatgcattatactttctaaaggcgTAACAATGAATAGAGTTGCAatacaaggcataattaatgcattaaaatactcataatgcactatatataaaggctttatGTAAAGCGTATTTATATTTCACGGTAGTGTTTTGATTTAtgcttatttaaaattaattttatagttTCTATTACTGCAATACAGTGTTATAATTGCAGGGAACAGAAAATTaccttttaaaatatgattattagtaaaaataaagatgttctcatgttttattttcaacatgCAAAATGTAACGTGGTTTTGGGGTGAAACAGGAGCTGGATGTTTGTCGACAGGCTCGGTTTGTCTTGTTGGCGGTTTACGTGGTCAGATTTCTCCGTTCCGTCTTAACTTAAACATGTGAACTATCTACAGGCTCCTCAGAGGAGTTTCGTCCccgtaaaacaccaacaaaaccACGAGCGCTCGGTTCAAAACTGTcctgtgtgtttctgtttgatGCTCATCTCTGGTCCTCTGCTGACAGGAAGAGC
It includes:
- the orc2 gene encoding origin recognition complex subunit 2, producing MTQKQPLEVRFVADEDVLDHIVEKQQDIKVANGSVQTLVTLKTPQKSKRSPEEEEDDDEEVFNEQNYVDVLCTGSQDESENAAVTAGSAVFSFQTIKRGNKMAQMASEWARTPGKSVTFSTSDTNEETSSKKSAGQNKTPQKGKKVQFISTTPHRLRKRLAAPNLRSDSESDFSPSNSEDDDDAEEHETPKPKTPSKNAAATSAAALYKTPSKKGKKESDLVEEYFEAHSSSKVLTSDRTLQKLQTPKLDRETLLSLLRDNPPRFAEEINQLNAKHEKNFDQWMLQLHMGFNILIYGLGSKKLLLEKFRTSMLSDYDHVVVNGFFPSMTLKSILNSITADVFQHEGSFRNPEDQVDFIVKTLKEDPSNHVFLIVNNIDGPMLRGDRTQQALGQLAAVPNMHLLASIDHINAPLIWDQAKMSMFNWLWYETTTYLPYAEETSYENSLLVQQTGALALSSLTHVLRSLTPNARGIFRLLAEFQLENKDNPAYTGLSFQDFYQRCRESFLVNSDITLRTQLTEFRDHKLIRTKKGADGVEYLLIPVDNGTLTDFLEKNDVE